A stretch of the Gossypium hirsutum isolate 1008001.06 chromosome D07, Gossypium_hirsutum_v2.1, whole genome shotgun sequence genome encodes the following:
- the LOC121219149 gene encoding serine hydroxymethyltransferase 7, which translates to MNGEMVENAIRSGRIDGGENNRRVSFIFAAVYTGLLLPGDRIMGLDTPSGGNTSHGYYTPHGRKVSSASIFFESLPYKVNPQTGYIDYEKLEERALDFRPKILICGGSSYSREWDYGRFRQIVDKCGAVLLCDIAQINGLIAAKVCKL; encoded by the exons atgaacGGTGAAATGGTTGAAAATGCTATTAGAAGTGGAAGAATAGATGGTGGGGAGAATAATAGAAG GGTTAGTTTCATCTTCGCCGCAGTCTATACTGGGTTACTATTGCCCGGAGATAGGATCATGGGATTGGATACTCCATCAGGAGGGAATACCAGTCATGGGTATTATACCCCTCATGGTAGAAAAGTATCTTCTGCTTCAATTTTCTTTGAGAGTTTGCCATATAAAGTGAATCCACAAACTGGGTATATAGATTATGAGAAGTTGGAAGAGAGGGCGCTTGATTTTAGGCCTAAGATATTGATTTGTGGTGGTAGTTCGTATTCGAGGGAATGGGATTACGGAAGGTTTCGACAGATTGTGGATAAGTGTGGTGCTGTTTTGCTTTGTGATATAGCTCAAATCAATGGACTTATTGCTGCTAAGGTCTGCAAGCTGTGA